The genomic segment AATAAAAATATATTTACCGCCAGGCATGGCTCTGAGAATTGCTACAATGGTTACATTGTTGGACCAGCCTGATTCCTTTAACACTGTATAAACATCAAGGGTGCCGGAGGTCTGGAGGTTGATGGCATAACCGCCCCAGATAGCAAAAAATATCCAGCATCCCAAAGAACCGTAAACCAGCTCGCCAAAAACCACCTGCCGGATGGTTCTTCCCCTTGAAATCCTGGCAACAAACAAACCCATCATTGGTGCATAAGCAACCCACCATGCCCAGTAAAAAACTGTCCATCCTTCGGGAAATCCGCCGTTTGTTACAGGGTCTGTCCAGAGACTGAGCTTGAAGAAATCAGAAAACATAAGCCCCAGTGAATTGCACCAGTTATTGAGAATAAAAGTGGTAGGCCCGATAATAAATACATAGATTAAGAGAAAATAAGCAATATAGGTGTTAATGCTTGCTAATTTGGCGATCCCTTTTTTTAAACCTGCCCAAACGGTTATTGTAAACAAGGCTGTCCATACAACAAGTACGCAGACCTGGAGAGTAAAGGATTCAGGCAGTCCGGTAATCTCGCCTACCAGGGCAGTTCCAAGGGGAACGGCAAGACCGAGGCTTGTGCCTACTCCGCCGATCATGGCAAAGATAACAACAATATCTATGAGTCTGCCAAATGCCCCGTCAGCCTTTTTACCGATTATGCCCCGGCAGGCTGCTGACAGCCTCAGGGCCGGGATCTTTTTTACATGAATGGCATAGGCAATAGGAAATGTGGGCAGGGCATAGATTGCCCAGGGAGTTATACCCCAGTGAAATTGCCCGTACATCCCTGCAAGTTCACCTATCATGCCTTTCTGAGCAGCAGGATCTACGTGAAGAATGCTGGTATTAAGATAATAAACCGGTTCAATAAAAGCCCAGTAAACAATGGCTATACCAATGCCTGCACAAAAGATCATGGCCGCCCAGGCATAGGTTGAAAACTCTGGTTCGTCTTCTGGATCTCCCAGTTTAATATCTCCCCATTTAGACATGCCCAGCCAGATCAGGAAAAGCACGCAGAAGAGTCCGAAAAGCAGAAACAGCCATTTAAAATCATGGGTAATAAAGGCAAACAGGTTATCAACCGCCTTTTTGCCGGCTTCCGGGAACAGGGACAAGAGCAGCCCGATAATACCTGTTACAATAACGCTTGGCCACATCAGTCCGTGATCAATTTTTGAAGATGATTCACTCATTAGGATCTCCTTATTAATGGTTTTTAATACAAAAAATTATTATTTCACAGTTTAAAACTTTTTGAGCAAGTTATATGCCAAAGGATATTTCTTTATTGAAAAGCAAGGTAATAAGGCAAAATGATGTTAACGAAGGATGTAAAACACAGGATGGCAAGAAAATATTTTTAACAAAAAGGCAAAAATATTTTACAATCAGTAAAAAATATTTTACATTATTTATTATGCTTTAGTGCTGTCAGCAAAGGACGGAGACCTTGTTTGGCAATTTTATAGCCCAGAAGCTGGCGGGATATGCCTAATAATTTTGCTGCCCCGGCCATATTTCCATTGGAACGCTCCAAGGCATTGAGGATCATGTCTTTCTCAAGACTTGAAGCAGCACGGGCAAGGTTTAAGTCTGAATTTGTTTCAGGGTAAGAATTTCTCCTGTCTATAAAAGGCAGGCTTTGGTTTGATTTAGGAAAAAACTCCGTGTTATCAGATGGATTGTCAGGATGCGGATTCAAAGATAAGATACGGGGTCTTGATTCCTGAATATCTTCCTGCTCCAGGATATTGGCAAAATAGCAGTGCTTGAGTTTAAGCCTGGTTTCATTGTTTCCGGCAAGGTTTACAGCACTTTCAATCACATGCTCAAGCTCCCTGATATTGCCGGGCCAGGGATAGTCCCAGAAAAAGTTAATGAGTTCCGGGTCAATGTTTTCAATGGATTTTCCCAATTGGGTATTGTATTTCTGGAGAAAATGCCGTCCCAGTTCTTCAATGTCCAGCCGCCTGTCCCGCAGTGCCGGCAGTTTAATGAAGATAACTCCCAGCCGGTAAAAAAGATCCATACGAAAGGCACCGGACTTGATTAATGACTTGGGCGATTGATTCAAGGAAGAAATTATTTTAATTTCCAGGCTGGTACTGTTCAACGAGCCAACCCGTCTTACCTTTTTTTCCTGTATAGCCCTGAGCAGCTTGCCTTGAAGTGCCAGGGGCATGGAATTTATTTCATCCAGGAAGATAGTTCCCTGGTTTGCCTGTTCAAACAGGCCAGCACGATCCACAGCACCGGTATAGGCACCTTTTACAGTTCCAAACAGCAGACCTTCAATAAGGTTTTCAGGAATAGCTGCACAATTAATATCAACATACCTGCCCTCATTCCCGTAATAAAAATTATGAATGGCCTGGGCAAAAAGTTCTTTACCGGTTCCGGTTTCACCGTAGAGCATAACAGGGGATGGTGAATTTCCTGCGATTTTGGCAGCCTTGACAGAATCAACAAATACAGGATCAGAGCCTATGATGGAAGCAAAAGTATATCGGGTTCCCTGGGCAAACCTGCTGTTATTGCCAGGGGAAAGAAAGGCCGGGATGCTTCTTTCCAATATGTTGTAATCTTTTACAAAACAAATAGTACCAAAGATTTTCCCATTAATAAACAAGGGGAAAACACTATGGATGGTATTGCCCACGTTGGCATTTTCCGACCGGTAGGACAGGGCATAATTAATAATGGGTTTGCCATGTTTGAGTACACGCATACAAGTAGAGGAATCATTATCATACTCATACACCTGGGTAATGGGTTTGCCAAGGACCTGGGCAGGATCCATCCTGTCTATGGTGGCCTGAACATGATTGTAAAAAATAAGAACACCCTTATGGTCTGTCATAAGAACCCCAAGGTCAAGACAGCAGAGCAGTTCCATGAATTCAATGGAACTAAAATCAACTCCTTTCAGGCAATACCGGTCAATATTTTGGATTATTGTTTGGGGCATCCAATTCATTTACTCTAATTCAGATCATGAATTTTATTTTGTTGTTGTTACAGGGCAGGAGGCTTTGAGTATAATATATTGGGCTGTTGAGCCCAGGATAATCTTTTGGGCTCTTGATTTTTTTTCAATCCCGACAAAGATATGATCTATATGGTTTTCATCTGCAAATCTTACCAGGTCTTCACCTGGTGAAAGTCCCCTTACAATTTCAAAAACATCAAAATCAATATCAGCCTGTTCCAGTCTTTTTTTTATATCATTAAGTTCCTGTTTTATCCTGGCAACATTCTCGGATTTTTCTTTTTCCCCACCTTCCTGGGATGTAGTTACATAAAGCTGTGCATTATATTTTCGGGCATGTTCCACTGCCAGTTCCAATGCAGCTTTAGCTTCAGGACTGTTTTTATAGGCTGCTAAAAATCTCATTTTATTTACATCCACCGTTTGCGCCTTTTATAAGACTTTACTTCTTTAAATGACTTCCTGGCACCGCCCTGAGTAATGCCCATGTAAAATTCCTTTACATCCGGGTTTTTCTGCAAGTCAAGGGAAGGACCTTCCAGTACAATTTTACCTGATTCCATTATATAGGCATAATCTGAAATATCAAGAGCAATTCTGGCATTTTGTTCTACCACAAGAATAGTTGTATCCAGTTCCATGTTGATTAATTGTATCTGCTTA from the Desulfonema limicola genome contains:
- a CDS encoding BCCT family transporter, translating into MSESSSKIDHGLMWPSVIVTGIIGLLLSLFPEAGKKAVDNLFAFITHDFKWLFLLFGLFCVLFLIWLGMSKWGDIKLGDPEDEPEFSTYAWAAMIFCAGIGIAIVYWAFIEPVYYLNTSILHVDPAAQKGMIGELAGMYGQFHWGITPWAIYALPTFPIAYAIHVKKIPALRLSAACRGIIGKKADGAFGRLIDIVVIFAMIGGVGTSLGLAVPLGTALVGEITGLPESFTLQVCVLVVWTALFTITVWAGLKKGIAKLASINTYIAYFLLIYVFIIGPTTFILNNWCNSLGLMFSDFFKLSLWTDPVTNGGFPEGWTVFYWAWWVAYAPMMGLFVARISRGRTIRQVVFGELVYGSLGCWIFFAIWGGYAINLQTSGTLDVYTVLKESGWSNNVTIVAILRAMPGGKYIFIPVFTILCSIFLATTLNSAAYTLSSQVTTELSGNQEPPRWNRTLWGLILGLLALGLLSTGALKAVQLSSIIVALPMIPVLILMVFSLMKWLKEDYGELVAAKVKVLPPEKIKPVI
- a CDS encoding sigma-54 interaction domain-containing protein, with protein sequence MPQTIIQNIDRYCLKGVDFSSIEFMELLCCLDLGVLMTDHKGVLIFYNHVQATIDRMDPAQVLGKPITQVYEYDNDSSTCMRVLKHGKPIINYALSYRSENANVGNTIHSVFPLFINGKIFGTICFVKDYNILERSIPAFLSPGNNSRFAQGTRYTFASIIGSDPVFVDSVKAAKIAGNSPSPVMLYGETGTGKELFAQAIHNFYYGNEGRYVDINCAAIPENLIEGLLFGTVKGAYTGAVDRAGLFEQANQGTIFLDEINSMPLALQGKLLRAIQEKKVRRVGSLNSTSLEIKIISSLNQSPKSLIKSGAFRMDLFYRLGVIFIKLPALRDRRLDIEELGRHFLQKYNTQLGKSIENIDPELINFFWDYPWPGNIRELEHVIESAVNLAGNNETRLKLKHCYFANILEQEDIQESRPRILSLNPHPDNPSDNTEFFPKSNQSLPFIDRRNSYPETNSDLNLARAASSLEKDMILNALERSNGNMAGAAKLLGISRQLLGYKIAKQGLRPLLTALKHNK
- a CDS encoding universal stress protein; this encodes MRFLAAYKNSPEAKAALELAVEHARKYNAQLYVTTSQEGGEKEKSENVARIKQELNDIKKRLEQADIDFDVFEIVRGLSPGEDLVRFADENHIDHIFVGIEKKSRAQKIILGSTAQYIILKASCPVTTTK